Proteins encoded together in one Deltaproteobacteria bacterium window:
- a CDS encoding Nramp family divalent metal transporter, with protein sequence MRFRGPDKKKLLAFLAILGPGIITASVDNDAGGIATYSIAGAHFGYSLLWTLIPITVSLIVVQEMVARMGVVTGKTLADLIREKFGVRPTFFLLTALLAANLCNTVAEFAGWAAALEIFGVSKFVSVPIGAVAVWFLVVKGTYRIVEKIFLIASTVYFTYAVSAWMGHPSWGTVAVSLATPVFRMDGAYVMMLIGMVGTTIAPWMQFYLQSAVVEKNIQVEEYRYCRADVVMGCVVTDVVALSIIVACGATLFVNGIHIQDAKDAALALAPLAGDYASILFAIGLANASLFSASILPLATAYSVCEGMGWESGIDKDFRTAPHFFWLYTGLIVIGALLVLIPGAPLILIMYLSQVANGILLPFVLVFMLKLINDRELMGDYVNSKLLNWVAWATAIVMIFLTAVLMMVTLFPGLTHLHVF encoded by the coding sequence TTGCGTTTCCGAGGGCCTGACAAGAAGAAACTTCTCGCGTTTCTGGCCATCCTGGGGCCCGGGATCATCACCGCGTCGGTGGACAACGACGCAGGGGGGATCGCCACTTACTCCATAGCCGGCGCGCACTTCGGCTACTCCCTGCTCTGGACCCTCATCCCCATAACGGTTTCGCTGATCGTCGTCCAGGAAATGGTCGCCAGGATGGGCGTCGTCACGGGCAAGACCCTGGCGGATCTTATCCGCGAGAAGTTCGGGGTCCGCCCGACGTTTTTCCTTCTCACCGCACTCCTAGCCGCCAACCTCTGCAACACCGTCGCCGAGTTCGCCGGGTGGGCGGCCGCGCTCGAGATATTCGGCGTCAGCAAGTTCGTCTCCGTCCCCATCGGCGCGGTAGCCGTCTGGTTCCTCGTCGTCAAGGGGACATACCGGATCGTGGAAAAGATCTTCCTGATCGCCTCCACCGTGTATTTCACCTATGCCGTCTCGGCATGGATGGGACACCCCTCGTGGGGCACCGTGGCAGTGAGCCTTGCTACTCCGGTATTCAGGATGGACGGGGCGTACGTAATGATGCTCATCGGGATGGTGGGCACGACAATCGCGCCCTGGATGCAGTTCTACCTTCAGTCGGCGGTCGTGGAGAAGAACATCCAGGTCGAGGAATACCGATACTGCCGCGCGGACGTGGTCATGGGATGCGTCGTCACGGACGTCGTCGCCCTTTCCATAATCGTCGCCTGCGGCGCGACCCTGTTCGTCAACGGAATCCATATACAGGACGCCAAGGATGCGGCGTTGGCCCTCGCGCCTCTGGCCGGCGACTACGCCTCGATCCTGTTCGCGATCGGTCTGGCGAATGCCTCCCTGTTCTCCGCATCGATCCTCCCGCTGGCTACTGCCTACTCCGTATGCGAGGGAATGGGTTGGGAATCGGGAATCGACAAGGATTTCCGGACGGCGCCCCATTTCTTCTGGCTGTACACCGGTCTAATCGTGATCGGCGCCCTGCTTGTCCTGATACCCGGCGCACCCTTGATCCTTATCATGTACCTTTCACAGGTGGCGAACGGCATCCTGCTGCCGTTCGTCCTTGTCTTCATGCTGAAGCTGATCAACGACAGAGAGCTGATGGGGGATTACGTCAACTCGAAGTTGTTGAACTGGGTCGCATGGGCGACCGCGATCGTAATGATATTCCTGACGGCCGTCCTGATGATGGTGACGCTTTTCCCCGGCTTGACGCACCTCCACGTTTTTTAG